A stretch of Toxoplasma gondii ME49 chromosome V, whole genome shotgun sequence DNA encodes these proteins:
- a CDS encoding hypothetical protein (encoded by transcript TGME49_213960): protein MRGDMDRTMYWFKNLAPVSLALGCFARLQRQFRELRVAQLGTSSLLHVQKKSATHAAALVAFARRYAEMLDGLASEKNSAVQPSARALGTSNAGNDQQRASNAGNYEAPVYPKACSRSDVVRSPIPHLIHRVLSFPVDIELCLVCRQCRVQDRSWSPGPTQRSHRSRPCDALEG from the coding sequence atgcgcggagaCATGGACAGAACCATGTACTGGTTCAAGAACCTGGCTCCTGTTTCGTTGGCGTTGGGGTGCTTCGCTCGCCTGCAGCGGCAGTTTCGGGAGCTTCGAGTTGCGCAACTCGGGACGTCGTCCCTGCTTCATGTACAGAAAAAATCGgccacgcatgcagcagcgcTGGTGGCATTCGCCCGGAGATACGCAGAGATGCTCGACGGGTTAGCCAGCGAGAAAAACTCCGCTGTCCAGCCTTCGGCCCGCGCTCTGGGAACCTCTAACGCCGGCAACGACCAGCAACGGGCGTCAAATGCAGGAAACTACGAAGCCCCTGTCTACCCAAAGGCATGTTCCCGATCAGACGTCGTGCGATCCCCCATCCCTCATCTCATTCACCGCGTTCTCAGTTTCCCTGTTGATATCGAGCTGTGTCTGGTCTGTCGCCAGTGTAGGGTCCAGGACCGCAGTTGGTCGCCAGGACCCACGCAACGGAGTCACCGCAGCCGCCCGTGTGATGCCTTAGAAGGCTAA